In the genome of Fischerella sp. PCC 9605, the window GTCTGGAACGTCTATAGGTGCAAACGTAGAAGAATCTCAATCTGCTCAAAGTAAAGCTGATTTTGTACATAAACTAGAAATTGCTCTTAAAGAAGCTAGAGAAACAAGATATTGGTTGAGAATTTTGATAAGTACACAAATAATCGAATCATCAAAATTGTTGTCATTACTAACAGAAAGTGAAGAAATCATCAAAATAATCGCCGCAATAATAGTCAAAACCAAGCAGAACAATTCTAAATAATTTTGAATTTTGAATTTTGAATTTTGAATTCGTAAAAAAGCGGGTAGCTTCCTAAAGCTTTCGGGGTAAGCTTGCTAGCCAAACACC includes:
- a CDS encoding four helix bundle protein, yielding MSQQIDITNRRFNFSVRIVNLCKVLDEKPGVGRVLYKQLIRSGTSIGANVEESQSAQSKADFVHKLEIALKEARETRYWLRILISTQIIESSKLLSLLTESEEIIKIIAAIIVKTKQNNSK